The window GGCGCCGACGAGCTGGTCTTTCTCGACATCACCGCCTCCAGCGACGACCGCACGACCGTGTACGAGATGGTCGATCGGACCTGCGCCGAGGTCTTCATCCCCTTCACCGTGGGCGGCGGCGTGCGCTCCGACCAGGACGTGCGCCTGCTGCTGGAGCTGGGCGCAGACAAGGTATCGATCAACACGGCCGCGGTGAACGATCCCGGCCTGATCGCGCGCAGCGCCGAACGCTTCGGCTCGCAGGCGATCGTCGTGGCGATCGACGCGAAGCAGGTGGGGCCGAGCCAGTGGGAGGTCTACACCCACGGCGGCCGCACACCCACGGGCAAGGACGCGATCGAGTGGGCCAAAGAGGCCGTGCACCTCGGCGCCGGCGAGCTGCTGGTCACCAGCATGGACCAGGACGGCCACCAGCGTGGCTACGACCTTGCCCAGCTGCGCGCCATCTCCGAGGCGGTGACGGTGCCGGTGATCGCCAGCGGCGGCGCCGGCGGCCCGGAGCACATGCACGAGGCGCTGACCGCGGGCAAGGCGGATGCCGTGCTGGCTGCCAGCATCTTCCATTTCGGCACGTACAGCATCGCGCAGGTGAAGCGCTACCTGGCGGAGCGCGGCCTGCCGGTGCGCCCGCCTGAACAGCAAGCGACAGGAGCAATGCAGTGAGTGAAACCGTTGCCGCGACGAGCGCGGCGGAGTTGCAGTTCAAGGACAACGGCCTGCTGCCGGCCGTGATCCAGGACGCTGCAACCAACGAGGTGCTGATGATCGGCTACATGAACCCGGATTCGGCGCGGAAGACGCTGGAGACGGGAACGGTCTGGTTCTGGAGCCGCAGCCGCAAGGAGCTGTGGCACAAAGGCGACACCTCGGGCAACTTCTTCTACGTGCGCGAGGTGCGCACCGACTGCGACAGCGACTGCCTGCTGGTGCGCGTCGATCCGGTCGGACCCGCCTGCCACACCGGGGCCACGAGCTGCTTCTTCAACGTGATGCCGGCCGCGGCGGGCACGCGGCCCCCCTCCTCCTAACCCCTTCCCCCGATAACAGGGAAAGGGGGGATCATTGGGCGGGAGGTTGAGGTTTGTGGCGGAGGGATACGGAGTCGATGCGCGGGTACGGACGAATCGGCGGCGGCCGGGAAGACGCGCGAGCTAATGCTGGCAGCGCGGTCGCTGCGCTCGTGGTGACGGAGGCAGAAGAACGACTCTGGCAAGCCTTCCGCGGCGGGCCGGTGGACGGGCTGCGCTTTCGGCGGCAGCACTCGGTCGGGCCGTTCGGGCTCGCCTTCTGATGCCCGCGCGTGACGCTGGCCGGCGAAGCCGGTGGCGGCATCCACGATGACGAGCCTCAGGCGGTCGCCAAAGGCCGGGGAGCGCTCTCGTTCCGCCCCCGGCCTCTGCGTTTGAAACGCCTGCGGGCGGCGCTGCCTACCGCCGGCCCGCTTCGGCCTTCGCCCAGCGCTTGTTGAAGCGCTCGACGCGGCCTGCCGTGTCCACGATGCGCTGCTCGCCCGTGAAGAACGGGTGGCAGGCCGAGCAGACCTCGGTGTGCAGATTGGGCTTGGTGGAACGCGTCATGAACGTGTTGCCGCAGGCGCAGACGACGCGCGCCTCGACGTAGTTGGGATGGATCTTCTCACGCACGGGTGGAAACCTCGGTTGGCGCGGCCGCCACGGCGGCCACGGGATACACGCTGAGTTGCTTGCGTCCGCGCGCGAGCGGCTCGAACTTCACCGTTCCGGTGATCACCGAGAAGATCGTGAAGTCGCGCCCCATGCCGACGTTCTTGCCGGGATGGAAACGCGTGCCGCACTGGCGGACGAGGATGTTGCCGGACTGCACCAGCTCGCCGTCGAAGTGCTTGACGCCACGCCGCTGCGAGTTGCTGTCGCGCCCGTTGCGCGAGCTGCCGACGCCCTTCTTATGTGCCATGCAGAACCTCCAGAATGTGTGCGCCGGCTATTTCGCCACGATCTCGCGGATGGCGAGGCGGGTGAAGTGCTGCCGGTGGCCGATCTTGCGGCGGTAGCGCGTCTTGGCGTGGTACTTGAAGACAATGATCTTCTCGCCGCGCCCGTGCTCCACCACTTCGGCCACGACCTTCGCCCCGGCGACCAGCGGCTTGCCGATCGTCACGTCGGCGCCCTCGCCGACCATCAGCACGTCCGTCAGCTCGACCCGCTCGCCCGGCTCGCCGGTCAGCAGCTCGACGTCGAGCGTGTCCCCCTCACGGACGGTGTACTGCTTGCCGCCGCTGCGAATCACTGCGTACATCAGATGCGGGCCTCTCTTCCGGTCACGTCCTGCGATCGTAGCAAACGGTTCGGCAGTTCGTCAACGAAGGATCTTCGCACGCGAAAGAGGAGAGGCGCGAACGCCTCCCCCCTGCTTCGCTGCGATCTGCGCTGGCGCTAGCCGAGCGGCCGCTCCGGCGGCAGCAGTTGCGAGGTGGCGCTGCCGCCCCAGGCGAGGCCCGGCCGCGGCTGCGGCTTGGGCAGGTCGCGCTCGTCCGGCTCTTCGCCGCGGCTGGGCGGCGCGGGCGGCTTCGGCAGCGCCGCCGGCTCAGCCGCGAAGTCTTCGTCCTCGCTGAACAACCGCGTCACATCGTCGCCCTCGATCGTCTCATCCTCGATCAGCTTGCGCGCCACGCGGTCGAGCACGTGCCGGTTCTCAGCCACGATGCGGTGCGCCACTTCCTTGGCGCTCTCCACCAGCCGCCGCACTTCGTCGTCGATCTCCTCGGCCACCTTCTCGGAGTAGTCGCGCTGCTCCGAGATCTCGCGGCCTAAGAAGACCAGCTCCTCCTTGCGGCCGAAGGTGCGCGGCCCGAGCCGCTCGCTCATGCCCCACTGCGTGACCATGTGGCGGGCGATCTTGGTTGCGCGGGAGATGTCGTCGGAGGGGCCGGTGGTCAC of the Dehalococcoidia bacterium genome contains:
- the hisF gene encoding imidazole glycerol phosphate synthase subunit HisF, whose protein sequence is MLTKRIIPCFDVNRGRVVKGVSFVELRDAGDPVELARAYDAAGADELVFLDITASSDDRTTVYEMVDRTCAEVFIPFTVGGGVRSDQDVRLLLELGADKVSINTAAVNDPGLIARSAERFGSQAIVVAIDAKQVGPSQWEVYTHGGRTPTGKDAIEWAKEAVHLGAGELLVTSMDQDGHQRGYDLAQLRAISEAVTVPVIASGGAGGPEHMHEALTAGKADAVLAASIFHFGTYSIAQVKRYLAERGLPVRPPEQQATGAMQ
- the hisI gene encoding phosphoribosyl-AMP cyclohydrolase, with product MSETVAATSAAELQFKDNGLLPAVIQDAATNEVLMIGYMNPDSARKTLETGTVWFWSRSRKELWHKGDTSGNFFYVREVRTDCDSDCLLVRVDPVGPACHTGATSCFFNVMPAAAGTRPPSS
- a CDS encoding DUF559 domain-containing protein, translated to MRGYGRIGGGREDARANAGSAVAALVVTEAEERLWQAFRGGPVDGLRFRRQHSVGPFGLAF
- the rpmE gene encoding 50S ribosomal protein L31; the protein is MREKIHPNYVEARVVCACGNTFMTRSTKPNLHTEVCSACHPFFTGEQRIVDTAGRVERFNKRWAKAEAGRR
- the rpmA gene encoding 50S ribosomal protein L27, translated to MAHKKGVGSSRNGRDSNSQRRGVKHFDGELVQSGNILVRQCGTRFHPGKNVGMGRDFTIFSVITGTVKFEPLARGRKQLSVYPVAAVAAAPTEVSTRA
- the rplU gene encoding 50S ribosomal protein L21; the encoded protein is MYAVIRSGGKQYTVREGDTLDVELLTGEPGERVELTDVLMVGEGADVTIGKPLVAGAKVVAEVVEHGRGEKIIVFKYHAKTRYRRKIGHRQHFTRLAIREIVAK